A genomic segment from Saimiri boliviensis isolate mSaiBol1 chromosome 14, mSaiBol1.pri, whole genome shotgun sequence encodes:
- the PPM1N gene encoding putative protein phosphatase 1N isoform X1 yields the protein MAALARELQSFLWTACKKKVREKEAEEEEEEEAGRRASDGPRSLLTAPRRAQRPHGGAAGLWGLRFGASAAQGWRARMEDAHCTWLSLPGLPPGWAFFAVLDGHGGARAARFGARHLPGHVLEELGPEPDEPEGVREALRRAFLSADERLRSLWPRVETGGSTAVALLVSPRFLYLAHCGDSRAVLSRAGAVAFSTEDHRPLRPRERERIHAAGGTIRRRRVEGSLAVSRALGDFAYKQAPGRPPELQLVSAEPEVAALVRQAEDEFMLLASDGVWDTMSGAALAGMVASRLRLGLAPELLCAQLLDTCLCKGSLDNMTCILVCFTGAPGPSEEAIRRELALDAALGRRIAGPLSSLKLIQSSARSQKSADRRSRMGLGSPPPWIWALPWTWRPDSCCPLGILCSTGASTELEKKTDPFPSHMYQRKEGRPV from the exons ATGGCGGCCCTGGCCCGTGAGCTGCAGAGTTTCCTCTGGACCGCTTGCAAGAAAAAAGTGAGGGAGAaggaggcggaggaggaagaggaggaggaggcggggcgCAGGGCCTCCGATGGGCCTCGGTCTCTTCTGACAGCGCCGCGGCGCGCCCAGCGGCCGCACGGGGGTGCCGCGGGGTTGTGGGGCCTGCGCTTTGGGGCGAGCGCAGCGCAGGGCTGGCGCGCGCGCATGGAGGACGCTCACTGCACTTGGCTTTCGTTACCTGgtctgccaccaggctgggccTTCTTTGCCGTCCTCGACGGCCACGGTGGGGCTCGAGCTGCTCGCTTCGGTGCACGCCACTTGCCAGGCCATGTGCTCGAGGAGCTGGGCCCGGAGCCTGACGAGCCCGAGGGCGTGCGCGAGGCGCTGCGCCGAGCCTTCTTGAGCGCTGACGAGCGCCTGCGCTCCCTCTGGCCCCGCGTGGAAACGGGAGGCTCCACGGCCGTGGCATTGCTGGTCTCCCCGCGGTTCCTGTACCTGGCGCACTGCGGTGACTCCCGCGCCGTGCTGAGCCGCGCCGGCGCCGTGGCCTTCAGCACCGAGGACCACCGGCCCCTTCGACCTCGGGAACGCGAGCGCATCCACGCCGCGGGCGGCACCATCCGCCGCCGGCGCGTCGAAGGCTCTTTGGCGGTGTCGCGAGCGTTGGGCGACTTTGCCTACAAGCAGGCTCCGGGGAGGCCCCCCGAGCTACAACTCGTTTCTGCGGAGCCCGAGGTGGCCGCACTGGTACGCCAGGCGGAGGACGAGTTCATGCTCCTGGCCTCTGATGGCGTCTGGGACACTATGTCTGGTGCTGCCCTGGCGGGAATGGTGGCTTCGCGTCTCCGCCTGGGCCTGGCCCCAGAGCTTCTCTGCGCGCAGCTGTTGGACACGTGTCTTTGCAAG ggcagcctggacaacatgacctGCATCCTGGTCTGCTTCACGGGGGCTCCTGGGCCTTCTGAGGAGGCGATCAGGAGAGAGCTAGCACTGGACGCAGCCCTGGGCCGTAGAATCGCTG GGCCACTGTCATCGCTGAAGCTTATTCAAAGTTCTGCCAGGTCTCAGAAGAGTGCAGACAG AAGGAGTAGGATGGGGCTGGGAAGCCCACCGCCATGGATTTGGGCTCTGCCTTGGACATGGAGGCCTGACAGCTGTTGTCCTTTAGGGATCCTTTGCTCCACTGGGGCCTCAACAGAACTGGAGAAGAAAACGGAccccttccccagccacatgtaccagcggaaggaaggaaggccagTGTAG
- the PPM1N gene encoding putative protein phosphatase 1N isoform X2, translated as MAALARELQSFLWTACKKKVREKEAEEEEEEEAGRRASDGPRSLLTAPRRAQRPHGGAAGLWGLRFGASAAQGWRARMEDAHCTWLSLPGLPPGWAFFAVLDGHGGARAARFGARHLPGHVLEELGPEPDEPEGVREALRRAFLSADERLRSLWPRVETGGSTAVALLVSPRFLYLAHCGDSRAVLSRAGAVAFSTEDHRPLRPRERERIHAAGGTIRRRRVEGSLAVSRALGDFAYKQAPGRPPELQLVSAEPEVAALVRQAEDEFMLLASDGVWDTMSGAALAGMVASRLRLGLAPELLCAQLLDTCLCKGSLDNMTCILVCFTGAPGPSEEAIRRELALDAALGRRIAELCASAQELPSLNTVFRTLALEDIPDLPPGGGLDCKATVIAEAYSKFCQVSEECRQKE; from the exons ATGGCGGCCCTGGCCCGTGAGCTGCAGAGTTTCCTCTGGACCGCTTGCAAGAAAAAAGTGAGGGAGAaggaggcggaggaggaagaggaggaggaggcggggcgCAGGGCCTCCGATGGGCCTCGGTCTCTTCTGACAGCGCCGCGGCGCGCCCAGCGGCCGCACGGGGGTGCCGCGGGGTTGTGGGGCCTGCGCTTTGGGGCGAGCGCAGCGCAGGGCTGGCGCGCGCGCATGGAGGACGCTCACTGCACTTGGCTTTCGTTACCTGgtctgccaccaggctgggccTTCTTTGCCGTCCTCGACGGCCACGGTGGGGCTCGAGCTGCTCGCTTCGGTGCACGCCACTTGCCAGGCCATGTGCTCGAGGAGCTGGGCCCGGAGCCTGACGAGCCCGAGGGCGTGCGCGAGGCGCTGCGCCGAGCCTTCTTGAGCGCTGACGAGCGCCTGCGCTCCCTCTGGCCCCGCGTGGAAACGGGAGGCTCCACGGCCGTGGCATTGCTGGTCTCCCCGCGGTTCCTGTACCTGGCGCACTGCGGTGACTCCCGCGCCGTGCTGAGCCGCGCCGGCGCCGTGGCCTTCAGCACCGAGGACCACCGGCCCCTTCGACCTCGGGAACGCGAGCGCATCCACGCCGCGGGCGGCACCATCCGCCGCCGGCGCGTCGAAGGCTCTTTGGCGGTGTCGCGAGCGTTGGGCGACTTTGCCTACAAGCAGGCTCCGGGGAGGCCCCCCGAGCTACAACTCGTTTCTGCGGAGCCCGAGGTGGCCGCACTGGTACGCCAGGCGGAGGACGAGTTCATGCTCCTGGCCTCTGATGGCGTCTGGGACACTATGTCTGGTGCTGCCCTGGCGGGAATGGTGGCTTCGCGTCTCCGCCTGGGCCTGGCCCCAGAGCTTCTCTGCGCGCAGCTGTTGGACACGTGTCTTTGCAAG ggcagcctggacaacatgacctGCATCCTGGTCTGCTTCACGGGGGCTCCTGGGCCTTCTGAGGAGGCGATCAGGAGAGAGCTAGCACTGGACGCAGCCCTGGGCCGTAGAATCGCTG AACTGTGTGCCTCTGCTCAGGAGCTCCCCAGCCTGAACACAGTTTTCAGGACTCTGGCCTTAGAGGACATCCCAGATTTACCTCCTGGGGGGGGGCTGGACTGCAA GGCCACTGTCATCGCTGAAGCTTATTCAAAGTTCTGCCAGGTCTCAGAAGAGTGCAGACAG AAGGAGTAG